A single window of Candidatus Zixiibacteriota bacterium DNA harbors:
- a CDS encoding cupin domain-containing protein, whose translation MGVFAYTDIVKKPLQMDGVDKATGTEVIGPKEGWGNHVLRLFQIEPGGHTPRHQHEWEHINYVVSGRGRLRIGTAVHEVGPKDFAVVPPNAEHQFDNPYDEPFEFICIVPTSAYADKSY comes from the coding sequence ATGGGTGTTTTTGCATATACCGACATCGTCAAGAAGCCGCTCCAGATGGACGGTGTCGACAAAGCCACGGGCACCGAGGTTATCGGACCAAAAGAAGGCTGGGGCAATCATGTGCTCCGCTTGTTCCAGATCGAGCCGGGTGGGCATACGCCGCGACACCAGCACGAGTGGGAACATATCAACTACGTGGTGAGCGGCCGCGGCCGGCTTCGGATCGGCACTGCCGTTCACGAGGTGGGGCCGAAAGATTTCGCCGTCGTGCCCCCCAACGCCGAACACCAGTTCGATAATCCGTACGACGAGCCGTTTGAATTCATTTGTATCGTACCGACCAGCGCTTACGCGGACAAGAGCTACTAG
- a CDS encoding 3-oxoacyl-[acyl-carrier-protein] synthase III C-terminal domain-containing protein, whose amino-acid sequence MPTIDAITTAVPTHEIDQATARRFARTLFAGHFDDLDLRLSLFDNTGIERRYFTMPLEWFAVEHSLEEKNAAYIESATRLGADACVRLFELAGISPAQIDYIVYINTTGLATPSIDARLINTLNLRTDVRRTPIWGLGCAGGAAALSHAHHYAIGHPEHRVLIVAVELCGLTFMHDDFSRSNLVATALFGEGAAAVLVSGDYVHGGGPHILATQSNFYPDSLDVMGWNIQSRGLQVVFDRRIPDLVAENSATELDVFLKQNGLARDDIRCFLYHPGGKKVLDAYRTAYGTAEEAFRFSRETLRDFGNMSSVTVLFVLERYLRERAVSEVGHCVVSALGPGFCSESLLIRG is encoded by the coding sequence ATGCCCACAATCGACGCAATTACGACAGCCGTACCGACTCATGAAATCGACCAGGCAACGGCACGCAGATTTGCGCGAACGCTTTTCGCCGGGCATTTCGATGATCTCGATCTTCGGCTGTCACTGTTTGACAATACCGGTATAGAACGGCGCTATTTCACCATGCCGTTGGAGTGGTTTGCGGTCGAGCATTCGCTTGAGGAGAAAAACGCCGCGTACATCGAATCAGCCACTCGACTGGGCGCCGACGCATGCGTGCGGTTGTTTGAACTCGCCGGGATAAGTCCGGCACAGATCGACTACATCGTCTACATCAACACGACCGGCCTGGCGACGCCGTCGATCGACGCCCGCCTGATCAACACACTGAATCTCCGCACGGACGTCCGCCGGACGCCGATCTGGGGGCTGGGGTGCGCCGGCGGCGCGGCGGCGCTGTCCCACGCGCACCACTATGCGATCGGCCACCCGGAACACCGGGTGCTGATTGTCGCCGTCGAATTGTGCGGCCTGACATTCATGCATGATGACTTCTCCCGCAGCAATCTGGTCGCGACCGCGCTTTTCGGTGAAGGCGCTGCGGCCGTGCTGGTGAGCGGGGATTACGTCCACGGCGGCGGGCCGCACATTCTGGCCACACAGTCCAATTTCTATCCCGACTCCCTTGATGTCATGGGCTGGAATATTCAGTCGCGTGGCCTTCAGGTGGTGTTCGACCGGCGCATCCCCGATCTGGTAGCGGAGAACTCGGCTACGGAACTCGATGTCTTTTTGAAGCAAAACGGTTTGGCCCGCGATGATATCCGCTGTTTCCTCTACCACCCGGGCGGGAAGAAGGTGCTCGACGCATACCGCACTGCGTACGGCACAGCCGAAGAGGCCTTTCGTTTCTCTCGGGAGACCCTTCGCGACTTCGGCAATATGTCGTCAGTCACGGTCCTGTTCGTGCTGGAACGATACCTGCGGGAGCGGGCGGTCTCGGAGGTCGGCCATTGTGTGGTGTCGGCGCTTGGTCCGGGCTTCTGTTCGGAGTCGCTACTCATTCGGGGCTGA